The segment TCTGCTTGATTATGCCGGAGTTATGGATGAGCTGATAGATTTTATACATTCATTTTCAAATGAAAAAGCTCTAAATCCGGATTATTTTTATGGGGTTCCTGAAGGCGCTACAAAGTTTGCATTGATCCTGAATTACAAAAGAGCCCGCTTATTGAAAAACAAAAATTACCCCCTGATTATTGGCCGGGGAAAGCCAAAGGAGCATGGCGATCCAAAAGATAAATATTACATTGGCCCGATTAAAGAAGGCCAGAATGTTGTTGTCCTGGAAGATGTTACAACAACCGGCGGATCCCTGATAGATGCAATAGCTGCATTAAGAGAGGCAAAAGTAAATGTTGTTGCAGCAGTCGGTCTTGTCAACAGGATGGAAAAAAGGGACGATGGGTTAAGCGTAGAAGAAAAATTAAAAGAAATCAATGTTCCTTATTATGCGATGAGTGATGCATTTCAAATGCTGCCTTTGGCTGTTAAGTCTTACAAGCCCAGTCCAGAAATTATTGCGCATGTTGAAGAAGGTTTTAAGCAGTATGGCGTTTCAGAATTGAAATTGAGGAAATAAAATGGATCCAAAAAACAGAATAATCCTTGCTTTAGATGTCGACAGCGTTGAAAAAGCAGAAGCATTGGTTTCAGAGCTGAAAGATCATGTCGGAGTTTACAAAGTCGGCAAAGAGCTTTTTACATCAACAGGCCCGGAAATTGTAAAAAAAATAAATAAAATTGGCGGCAAAGTATTCCTTGATCTGAAATATCACGATATTCCAAATACTGTTGCAAAAGCAGCAGAAGCAGCCGCAAAGCTGGGAGTTTATATGATCAATGTCCATGCTTCAGGCGGGTATAAGATGATGTATGATGCAGCAGAAGCAGTAAAGAGAAAATCAGCAGAGCTTGGGATTAAAAAACCATTTATCTTAGGCGTAACTGTATTGACTAGCATTGATCAAACTGCATTAAACAACGAGTTAAGAATCAATGGCACAGTCGAAGAGCAGGTTGTTCATCTGGCAAAATTAGCTCAGAAAGCAGGATTAGATGGCGTAATAGCTTCTCCGCAGGAGATCAAGGCAATAAGAGCAGCATGCGGCAGTGATTTCTTGGTTGTAACTCCCGGGGTAAGGCCTTTATGGGCAGCCAGCCAGGATCAGAAAAGAGTCACAACACCTAAAGAAGCGATTGAGCAAGGCGCAGATTATATTGTGATCGGGAGGCCAATAACTGGTGCTGAGAACAAAGTTGAGGCTGCAGAGAAGATATTGGAGGAGATTAAAGGTGATTGAAGAAGCGATTAAAGAATACGCAATTGCAGATCGCCTGATAACAGAAGGCTCAGAATTTGAGATTCAAGGAAATCTAATTGCGGCGGCGGGAAAATATACTGCTGCAATTTCTGCCGATCCAACTTGTGCAGATGCTTACGATGCTTTATTGGACTGCTACGGAAAAATAAAGGAAGATTACAAAATAAGGGGATTGCCTGTAAAGGGCATTGATGCTAAAATTAATTTTTTATTGCGTTCAGGAATGAATGAAGGATTTTATTCTCGTTGCGGATTTGTTTTATCTAATTTTTAACAAAACATTTTAATAGTCATTATCCTGTCCTGGTTTTATGAAACAAGCCCTTTACTATAAAAAACTGAAAGAAAACCTTATTCAGTGCCAGCTCTGCCCCAGGTTCTGCACAATAAAGCCAGGCGAGATCGGAGACTGCAGAGTAAGGAAAAACATTGGCGGCAAACTATTTTCATTGGTATATGCAGAGCCTTGCGCAGTTTCAGTCGATCCGATTGAAAAAAAGCCATTGTACCATTTTCTTCCAGGCAGTACATCATTTTCAATAGGCACAACAGGATGCAATCTTCATTGTTCTCATTGCCAGAACTGGACAACAAGCCAGGCAAATGCAGGCGAAGTGCCGACAACAATTT is part of the Candidatus Woesearchaeota archaeon genome and harbors:
- the pyrF gene encoding orotidine-5'-phosphate decarboxylase, with the translated sequence MDPKNRIILALDVDSVEKAEALVSELKDHVGVYKVGKELFTSTGPEIVKKINKIGGKVFLDLKYHDIPNTVAKAAEAAAKLGVYMINVHASGGYKMMYDAAEAVKRKSAELGIKKPFILGVTVLTSIDQTALNNELRINGTVEEQVVHLAKLAQKAGLDGVIASPQEIKAIRAACGSDFLVVTPGVRPLWAASQDQKRVTTPKEAIEQGADYIVIGRPITGAENKVEAAEKILEEIKGD